Proteins encoded together in one Micromonospora kangleipakensis window:
- a CDS encoding aminodeoxychorismate/anthranilate synthase component II: MRVLVIDNYDSFVFNLVQYLGQLGVDCEVRRNDEIDVAEVGQVGADGVLLSPGPGSPDRAGICLDVIREYAGKLPLFGVCLGHQAIGEAFGATVTRAPELLHGKTSEVRHQGVGVLAGLPDPFTATRYHSLAVLPETLPDELEVTGRTESGVVMAMRHRTLPIEGVQFHPESVLTEGGHLMLANWLAVCGYPEALERAPELAAEVDARRRAAFAAA, encoded by the coding sequence ATGCGCGTCCTGGTGATCGACAACTACGACTCGTTCGTCTTCAACCTGGTGCAGTACCTGGGCCAGCTCGGCGTCGACTGCGAGGTCCGGCGCAACGACGAGATCGACGTCGCCGAGGTCGGTCAGGTGGGCGCGGACGGCGTGCTGCTCTCCCCGGGGCCGGGCAGTCCCGACCGCGCCGGCATCTGCCTGGACGTCATCCGGGAGTACGCCGGCAAGCTGCCCCTCTTCGGCGTCTGCCTCGGTCACCAGGCCATCGGCGAGGCGTTCGGCGCGACCGTCACCCGGGCGCCCGAGCTGCTGCACGGCAAGACCTCCGAGGTACGCCACCAGGGGGTCGGGGTGCTCGCCGGGCTGCCGGACCCGTTCACCGCGACCCGGTACCACTCGCTGGCCGTGCTGCCGGAGACGCTGCCGGACGAGCTGGAGGTCACCGGCCGGACGGAGTCCGGCGTGGTGATGGCGATGCGGCACCGGACGCTGCCGATCGAGGGGGTCCAGTTCCACCCCGAGTCGGTGCTGACCGAGGGCGGGCACCTCATGCTGGCGAACTGGCTGGCCGTCTGCGGCTACCCGGAGGCGCTCGAACGTGCCCCGGAGCTGGCCGCCGAGGTGGACGCTCGCCGCCGGGCCGCCTTCGCCGCCGCCTGA
- the pknB gene encoding Stk1 family PASTA domain-containing Ser/Thr kinase yields MTAQARLLGGRYQVGELLGYGGMAEVHRGRDLRLGRDVAIKMLRADLARDATFQMRFRREAQNAASLNHPAIVAVYDTGEETAPTGETLPFIVMEFVNGRTLKEVLGVEGRLQPRRALEICADMCAALEFSHRHGIIHRDIKPGNVMLTQTGQVKVMDFGIARALASGVTTMTQTSAVIGTAQYLSPEQARGEAVDARSDVYAAGCVLFELLCGHPPFVGDSPVSVAYQHVREAPPTPSDINPDVNPAVDAIVLKALSKNPLNRYQSAGEMRADLLRAAAGRPVMATPVLREDETAPMAPAAAGYQTQVMGPQTRQVPARVGDAGKRKSSSWVIATFAALGVLAVIALATALWLNQNGTDKVAVPNLKGMDQATAITQIQQAGLRPQLGEAVLNNTCEKGKVVEQRPPANTQLEKTRDVTIQVCGGKKDVTIPPGLQGSQFTNVKAQLEGLGLKVDDSRVDNGLPEGTVVTVDPKEGSLVAPSSTVKVTVSRGNVNEVPNVRGYTKDLAIQRLKDSGYEVRVRDGVEVPADQAGKVSDQSPNAGQKLAKGKTVTIYVDIPLPEVTESPTPTPTPTPTGTPTAPGGGGGLPVPTSPPARLSAE; encoded by the coding sequence ATGACAGCGCAGGCCCGCCTGCTCGGTGGCAGGTACCAGGTCGGCGAGCTGCTCGGCTACGGCGGCATGGCGGAGGTGCACCGCGGTCGCGATCTCCGGCTCGGTCGGGATGTCGCGATCAAGATGCTCCGGGCCGACCTCGCCCGGGACGCCACCTTCCAGATGCGGTTCCGCCGGGAGGCGCAGAACGCCGCCTCGCTCAACCACCCGGCCATCGTCGCCGTGTACGACACCGGCGAGGAGACCGCGCCGACCGGCGAGACGCTGCCGTTCATCGTGATGGAGTTCGTCAACGGACGGACCCTCAAGGAGGTCCTCGGCGTCGAGGGGCGGCTCCAGCCGCGCCGGGCGCTGGAGATCTGCGCCGACATGTGCGCGGCGCTGGAGTTCAGCCACCGGCACGGCATCATCCACCGGGACATCAAGCCCGGCAACGTGATGCTCACCCAGACCGGCCAGGTCAAGGTGATGGACTTCGGCATCGCCCGCGCGCTGGCCAGCGGCGTCACCACGATGACCCAGACCAGCGCGGTCATCGGCACCGCGCAGTACCTTTCGCCCGAGCAGGCGCGCGGCGAGGCGGTCGACGCCCGCTCCGACGTGTACGCCGCCGGCTGCGTTCTCTTCGAACTGCTCTGCGGGCACCCGCCGTTCGTCGGGGACAGCCCGGTCAGCGTCGCGTACCAGCACGTCCGGGAGGCGCCGCCCACCCCGAGCGACATCAACCCGGACGTCAACCCGGCCGTCGACGCGATCGTGCTGAAAGCGCTGTCGAAGAACCCGCTCAACCGCTACCAGAGCGCCGGCGAGATGCGGGCCGACCTGCTGCGGGCGGCCGCCGGCCGGCCGGTGATGGCCACCCCGGTGCTGCGCGAGGACGAGACCGCCCCGATGGCCCCGGCCGCGGCGGGCTACCAGACCCAGGTGATGGGACCGCAGACCCGGCAGGTCCCGGCCCGGGTCGGCGACGCGGGGAAGCGCAAGAGCTCCTCCTGGGTGATCGCCACCTTCGCCGCCCTCGGCGTGCTCGCGGTGATCGCCCTGGCCACCGCCCTCTGGCTCAACCAGAACGGCACCGACAAGGTCGCCGTCCCGAACCTCAAGGGCATGGACCAGGCCACCGCCATTACGCAGATCCAGCAGGCGGGCCTGAGACCGCAGCTCGGCGAAGCGGTGCTCAACAACACCTGCGAGAAGGGCAAGGTTGTCGAGCAGCGCCCGCCGGCCAACACCCAGCTGGAGAAGACCCGGGACGTGACCATCCAGGTCTGCGGCGGCAAGAAGGACGTCACTATCCCTCCTGGCCTGCAAGGCTCCCAGTTCACGAACGTCAAGGCGCAGCTTGAGGGTCTGGGCCTCAAGGTCGACGACAGCCGGGTCGACAACGGTCTGCCGGAGGGGACGGTCGTCACGGTCGACCCGAAGGAAGGTAGCCTGGTGGCCCCCAGCAGCACCGTCAAGGTGACGGTGTCCCGGGGCAACGTCAACGAGGTGCCCAACGTCCGCGGCTACACCAAGGATCTGGCCATCCAGCGGCTGAAGGATTCCGGCTACGAGGTGCGGGTCCGGGACGGCGTCGAGGTGCCGGCGGACCAGGCCGGCAAGGTGAGCGACCAGAGCCCGAACGCCGGCCAGAAGCTGGCGAAGGGTAAGACGGTCACCATCTACGTGGACATTCCGCTGCCCGAGGTGACCGAGAGCCCCACCCCGACCCCGACCCCGACCCCCACCGGGACGCCCACCGCCCCCGGCGGGGGTGGCGGCCTGCCCGTCCCCACCTCGCCACCCGCGCGGCTTTCCGCCGAGTGA
- a CDS encoding PP2C family protein-serine/threonine phosphatase: MTLTLRYAAHSDRGLIRDGNQDSVYAGPRLLAVADGMGGMAAGDVASNIVIGAMAPLDEDVPGDALVDALRSAVGTANQQLRDTVDANPQLEGMGTTLTATLFSGSKLGMVHIGDSRAYLLRNGEFAQITKDDTYVQMLVDEGRISAEEASSHPQRSLLTRALDGRDIDPEYSVRQVLPGDRYLICSDGLSGVVSADTIADTMREYTDPQQCVERLVQLALRGGGPDNVTVIIADATDQDIVEASPIVGGAAARDRGMATSADVSTPAARASALSAPRPPAPEEPADNRDDESERRGHHPLRSAAMLLALLVILGGGLFAGWSYTQRQYYVGTTEQGQLAVFRGVPGQIAGLDLSSVHSTSGAKLDDLTLAAQEQVKQGIQAKSEPDAQRRLAELTSDDPANPNLKPICPPSPTAAAVSPTPAVTASAVAPAVSASGRPPVTATPAPTTTPDAVPSDTVPPVDPAGCRSPE, translated from the coding sequence ATGACTCTGACCCTGCGCTATGCGGCCCACAGCGACCGCGGTCTGATCCGAGACGGTAACCAGGATTCCGTCTACGCCGGGCCGCGGCTTCTCGCCGTCGCCGACGGCATGGGCGGTATGGCCGCCGGTGACGTCGCCAGCAACATCGTCATCGGTGCCATGGCGCCCCTCGACGAGGACGTCCCAGGGGACGCCCTCGTCGACGCGTTGCGTTCGGCCGTCGGCACCGCCAACCAACAACTCCGCGACACCGTGGACGCCAACCCGCAGCTGGAGGGGATGGGCACCACGCTCACCGCCACCCTCTTCTCGGGCAGCAAGCTCGGCATGGTCCACATCGGTGACTCGCGGGCCTACCTCCTGCGCAACGGCGAGTTCGCGCAGATCACCAAGGACGACACGTACGTCCAGATGCTCGTCGACGAGGGTCGGATCAGCGCGGAGGAGGCGAGCAGCCACCCCCAGCGCTCGCTGCTCACCCGTGCGCTGGACGGCCGCGACATCGACCCGGAGTACAGCGTCCGCCAGGTCCTGCCGGGCGACCGCTACCTGATCTGCAGCGACGGGCTCTCCGGTGTGGTCAGCGCGGACACCATCGCCGACACCATGCGGGAGTACACCGACCCGCAGCAGTGCGTCGAGCGCCTGGTGCAGCTCGCGCTGCGAGGCGGCGGCCCGGACAACGTCACGGTGATCATCGCCGACGCCACCGACCAGGACATCGTCGAGGCCTCCCCGATCGTCGGCGGCGCCGCCGCCCGGGACCGTGGCATGGCCACCTCGGCCGACGTCTCCACCCCGGCGGCCCGTGCCTCGGCCCTGTCGGCCCCGCGCCCGCCGGCCCCGGAGGAGCCGGCGGACAACCGGGACGACGAGTCGGAGCGGCGCGGGCACCACCCGCTGCGCAGCGCGGCGATGCTGCTGGCGCTGCTGGTCATCCTCGGCGGCGGCCTCTTCGCCGGGTGGAGCTACACCCAGCGGCAGTACTACGTCGGCACCACCGAGCAGGGTCAGCTCGCCGTCTTCCGCGGCGTGCCGGGCCAGATCGCCGGCCTTGACCTGTCCAGCGTGCACTCCACCAGCGGAGCCAAGCTGGACGACCTCACGCTGGCCGCGCAGGAGCAGGTCAAGCAGGGCATCCAGGCCAAGAGCGAGCCGGACGCGCAGCGCCGGCTGGCCGAGCTGACCAGCGACGACCCGGCGAACCCGAACCTGAAGCCGATCTGCCCGCCGAGCCCGACGGCCGCCGCGGTCAGCCCGACGCCGGCCGTCACCGCCTCCGCGGTGGCCCCGGCCGTCAGCGCCAGCGGTCGGCCGCCGGTCACCGCCACCCCCGCGCCGACCACCACACCCGACGCCGTCCCCTCCGACACCGTTCCGCCGGTCGACCCGGCGGGCTGCCGGTCGCCGGAGTGA
- a CDS encoding serine/threonine-protein kinase → MLSPGVQLGNRYRLDERIASGGMGDVWRGTDQVLGRTVAVKSLLPALLDDPGFAERFRGEARTMATINHPGVVDVYDFGSDQHIAFLVMEYVEGDALSATLSRVGRLTPARTMALLAQAADALHAAHEKGIVHRDVKPGNLLVRPNGTLVLTDFGIARSDLVGQLTAAGSVLGTASYISPEQATGAVATPASDVYALGVVAYQCLAGRRPFEGDNPLEIAMKHVREAPRPLPNDIPPQVKAIVERALAKDPAARWPSAAALAGVARQAKLALSQQARTGAHPGPISGVPASPAGPSARAQVPTASRQQPRPSAVAPRPPVASRPPVAAPVAPRGAAPVPPPRQHNPPGYARPPVAPAAPLPAPRRSRAGLWWAAILVAVLVLLCSGVISYNWNSAASGDTGALVPMSVTSGAVRAHGADDPVGTSYRRGVRLQPGGGETTTSEGRETR, encoded by the coding sequence ATGCTCAGCCCCGGCGTCCAGCTCGGCAACCGCTACCGCCTCGACGAGCGGATCGCCAGCGGTGGCATGGGCGACGTCTGGCGCGGCACCGACCAGGTGCTGGGCCGTACGGTCGCGGTGAAGAGCCTGCTCCCGGCGCTGCTCGACGATCCGGGCTTCGCCGAGCGGTTCCGCGGCGAGGCGCGCACCATGGCCACCATCAACCACCCCGGCGTGGTCGACGTCTACGACTTCGGCAGCGACCAGCACATCGCCTTCCTGGTGATGGAGTACGTCGAGGGCGACGCCCTCTCCGCCACGCTGAGCCGGGTCGGCCGGCTCACCCCGGCCCGGACGATGGCCCTGCTGGCCCAGGCCGCCGACGCGCTGCACGCCGCGCACGAGAAGGGCATCGTGCACCGCGATGTGAAGCCCGGCAACCTGCTGGTCCGGCCGAACGGCACGCTGGTGCTCACCGACTTCGGCATCGCCCGCTCCGACCTGGTCGGCCAGCTCACCGCGGCCGGCTCGGTGCTCGGCACGGCCTCCTACATCTCGCCCGAGCAGGCCACCGGCGCGGTCGCCACCCCCGCCTCCGACGTGTACGCGCTCGGCGTGGTCGCGTACCAGTGCCTCGCCGGTCGGCGTCCCTTCGAGGGGGACAATCCGCTCGAGATCGCCATGAAGCACGTCCGCGAAGCGCCCCGACCGCTGCCCAACGACATCCCGCCGCAGGTCAAGGCGATCGTGGAGCGGGCCCTGGCGAAGGATCCGGCGGCCCGCTGGCCGAGCGCCGCCGCGCTGGCCGGGGTAGCCCGCCAGGCCAAGCTGGCGCTGTCGCAGCAGGCGCGGACCGGTGCTCACCCGGGCCCGATCTCCGGCGTACCGGCGTCGCCGGCCGGGCCGTCGGCCCGCGCCCAGGTCCCCACCGCGTCCCGGCAGCAGCCGCGTCCGTCCGCGGTCGCGCCGCGTCCGCCGGTCGCGTCCCGGCCGCCGGTGGCGGCGCCGGTCGCCCCGCGTGGGGCGGCGCCGGTTCCGCCGCCCCGCCAGCACAATCCCCCGGGGTACGCCCGGCCGCCGGTCGCCCCGGCTGCGCCGCTGCCGGCGCCCCGCCGATCCCGGGCCGGCCTGTGGTGGGCCGCCATCCTGGTGGCCGTGCTGGTCCTGCTCTGCTCCGGCGTGATTTCCTACAACTGGAACAGCGCGGCGTCCGGTGACACCGGCGCGCTCGTTCCGATGAGCGTGACCTCCGGCGCGGTGCGGGCCCACGGAGCCGACGATCCGGTCGGGACGTCGTACCGTCGTGGGGTACGGCTCCAGCCCGGTGGCGGCGAGACGACGACGAGCGAAGGACGAGAGACGCGATGA
- a CDS encoding peptidoglycan D,D-transpeptidase FtsI family protein, whose amino-acid sequence MNAPLRRVGVVVMILFGLLFANLNWIQAYKADEYRNSDYNGRVQVAEYERKRGNIEVGGTAVALSKETGGKLKFRRTYPGEETYAHVLGYKPVNLAETGIERTENDFLAGTSDQLIANRVKDMFTGDETGGGNVLLTLSKRAQDTAFKQLQDNQVGAKRGAAIAIDPRTGAVQALVSMPSFDPNPLASHDTNEATAAHNELEKDPDRPLANRALSETLPPGSTFKIVVAAAALESGIGQSTEIPAGTSYTPPTSGQPIRNAAPSICPGPPGTTVTLKEAVTESCNTGFAQLGVKLGADKLKEKARQFGFEQEDLTVGQLGEGGLGVAASRTGDMEAPGGATDPAALAQSSIGQRDVRMTPLQGALIAGAVANGGSQMRPYLVKQLLAPDRTTSYYTAKPRELRRPVSGQVASDLRDMMVSVVESGTGRKAAFSGYTVGGKTGTAQSGPNTPDHGWFIGFALDKNGTPVSAVCVELEQAGSGGSAEAARIAGRIMQAAIADSGGR is encoded by the coding sequence GTGAACGCACCCCTGCGCCGCGTCGGCGTGGTCGTCATGATCCTCTTCGGCCTGCTCTTCGCGAACCTCAACTGGATCCAGGCCTACAAGGCCGACGAGTACCGCAACAGCGACTACAACGGCCGGGTCCAGGTGGCCGAGTACGAGCGCAAGCGCGGCAACATCGAGGTCGGCGGCACCGCGGTCGCGCTCAGCAAGGAGACCGGCGGCAAGCTGAAGTTCCGGCGCACCTACCCGGGCGAGGAGACGTACGCGCACGTGCTCGGCTACAAGCCGGTCAACCTCGCGGAGACCGGCATCGAGCGCACCGAGAACGACTTCCTCGCCGGCACCAGCGACCAGCTGATCGCCAACCGGGTGAAGGACATGTTCACCGGGGACGAGACCGGTGGCGGCAACGTGCTGCTCACCCTCTCCAAGCGGGCCCAGGACACGGCGTTCAAGCAGCTCCAGGACAACCAGGTCGGGGCGAAGCGGGGCGCGGCCATCGCGATCGACCCGCGGACCGGTGCCGTGCAGGCCCTGGTCTCCATGCCCAGCTTCGACCCGAACCCGCTGGCCAGCCACGACACCAACGAGGCGACGGCGGCGCACAACGAGCTGGAGAAGGACCCGGACCGGCCGCTGGCCAACCGGGCGCTGTCGGAGACGCTGCCGCCCGGCTCCACCTTCAAGATCGTGGTGGCGGCGGCGGCGCTGGAGAGCGGGATCGGCCAGAGCACCGAGATCCCGGCCGGGACGAGCTACACCCCGCCGACCTCGGGCCAGCCGATCCGCAACGCCGCGCCCTCGATCTGCCCCGGGCCGCCCGGCACCACCGTGACGCTGAAGGAGGCGGTCACCGAGTCCTGCAACACCGGCTTCGCCCAGCTCGGCGTCAAGCTCGGCGCCGACAAGCTGAAGGAGAAGGCCCGCCAGTTCGGCTTCGAGCAGGAGGACCTCACCGTCGGGCAGCTCGGCGAGGGCGGCCTCGGCGTGGCGGCCAGCCGGACCGGGGACATGGAGGCCCCGGGCGGGGCCACCGATCCGGCCGCCCTGGCCCAGTCCTCCATCGGGCAGCGGGACGTGCGGATGACCCCCCTCCAGGGCGCGCTGATCGCCGGGGCGGTCGCCAACGGCGGCAGCCAGATGCGGCCGTACCTGGTCAAGCAGCTGCTCGCCCCGGACCGCACCACCAGCTACTACACCGCCAAGCCGCGGGAGCTGCGGCGGCCGGTGAGCGGCCAGGTCGCCAGCGACCTGAGGGACATGATGGTCAGCGTGGTCGAGAGCGGCACCGGCCGGAAGGCGGCGTTCTCCGGCTACACGGTCGGCGGCAAGACCGGCACCGCCCAGTCCGGGCCGAACACCCCCGACCACGGTTGGTTCATCGGCTTCGCCCTCGACAAGAACGGCACCCCGGTCTCCGCGGTCTGCGTGGAGCTGGAGCAGGCCGGCAGCGGCGGCAGCGCCGAGGCGGCCCGGATCGCCGGCAGGATCATGCAGGCGGCCATCGCCGACTCCGGGGGCCGCTGA
- a CDS encoding FtsW/RodA/SpoVE family cell cycle protein, with product MTAAAVPAASPASTGEAAGVRLARSRRNAELSLLLLAMVLVAAYAATVEANVLDTVTPDFWMPAAALGLVFLGLHLVIRWLAPFADPALLPAVALLNGIGVGFLRRYDLAKAVPADRETLAIFAGTGGRQLAWTLGAVILAAGLLAIMRDHRSLSRYAYTLGLAGIVLVMIPAVLPARFSEINNAKLWIRIGGFSIQPGEFAKLALLAFFAYYLVRKREVLSLASRRVLGIDFPRGRDLGPVLVVWIISLLVLVFEKDLGTSLLYFGMFVVTLYIATERVSWLLIGLILFFGGAYLAYLLGSTVGGPFLNFYDRAQIWLDPFAEPYDRGYQIVQGLLTLGTGGLFGAGPGGGQPTLLPEVQTDFIFAGIGEEIGLFGLSALLVVYLLVVERGLRAALAVRDSFGKLLAGGLAFTLGLQVFVIVGGISKLIPLTGQTTPFLSAGGSSLMANWLLIAVLLRVSDGARRPMTGGGPAARPSGGAPEQLHGAQTEVIRP from the coding sequence GTGACCGCAGCGGCCGTACCGGCAGCCTCGCCCGCCTCGACGGGCGAGGCTGCCGGCGTACGCCTGGCCCGGTCCCGCCGCAACGCCGAGCTGTCGCTGCTCCTGCTCGCCATGGTCCTGGTGGCGGCGTACGCGGCGACGGTCGAGGCGAACGTGCTGGACACGGTCACCCCGGACTTCTGGATGCCGGCGGCCGCGCTGGGGCTGGTCTTCCTCGGCCTGCACCTGGTGATCCGGTGGCTGGCGCCGTTCGCCGACCCGGCGCTGCTGCCGGCGGTCGCCCTGCTCAACGGCATCGGCGTGGGCTTCCTGCGCCGGTACGACCTGGCCAAGGCGGTCCCGGCGGACCGGGAGACGCTGGCGATCTTCGCCGGTACGGGCGGCCGGCAGCTCGCCTGGACGCTGGGCGCGGTGATCCTCGCCGCCGGGCTGCTCGCCATCATGCGGGACCACCGCTCGCTCTCCCGGTACGCGTACACCCTGGGGCTGGCCGGCATCGTGCTGGTGATGATCCCGGCGGTGCTGCCGGCCCGGTTCTCCGAGATCAACAACGCCAAGCTGTGGATCCGGATCGGCGGCTTCTCGATCCAGCCGGGTGAGTTCGCCAAGCTCGCCCTGCTCGCCTTCTTCGCCTACTACCTGGTCCGCAAGCGTGAGGTGCTGTCGCTGGCCAGCCGGCGGGTGCTCGGCATCGACTTCCCGCGCGGGCGCGACCTCGGTCCGGTCCTCGTGGTCTGGATCATCAGCCTGCTGGTCCTGGTCTTCGAGAAGGACCTGGGCACCTCGCTGCTCTACTTCGGCATGTTCGTGGTGACGCTCTACATCGCCACCGAACGGGTCAGCTGGCTGCTCATCGGTCTGATCCTCTTCTTCGGCGGCGCCTACCTGGCGTACCTCCTGGGCAGCACGGTCGGCGGTCCGTTCCTCAACTTCTACGACCGGGCGCAGATCTGGCTGGACCCGTTCGCCGAGCCGTACGACCGGGGCTACCAGATCGTCCAGGGTCTGCTCACCCTCGGCACCGGTGGCCTCTTCGGTGCCGGCCCGGGCGGCGGCCAGCCGACCCTGCTGCCCGAGGTGCAGACCGACTTCATCTTCGCCGGCATCGGCGAGGAGATCGGGCTCTTCGGCCTCTCCGCGCTGCTCGTGGTCTACCTGCTGGTCGTCGAGCGGGGCCTGCGGGCGGCGCTGGCCGTACGGGACTCGTTCGGCAAGCTGCTCGCCGGCGGTCTCGCCTTCACCCTGGGCCTCCAGGTCTTCGTGATCGTCGGCGGGATCAGCAAGCTCATCCCGCTGACCGGCCAGACCACCCCGTTCCTCTCCGCCGGCGGCTCGTCGCTGATGGCGAACTGGCTGCTCATCGCGGTGCTGCTCCGGGTCTCCGACGGGGCCCGCCGGCCGATGACCGGGGGTGGCCCGGCGGCCCGGCCGTCCGGCGGTGCGCCGGAGCAGCTGCACGGGGCTCAGACGGAGGTGATCCGGCCGTGA
- a CDS encoding class E sortase has product MTEDGRPAGQDGRHRDQSEDPTAFLPKIDRPAPPRPALDLPWPEPTGPRSPAPRPPAPAPAPAHRPDTPGPTGAPAAPVDPYRSPPPAWPGNAQARPSAPAAPAHEPRRSAPPAWQVAAERAGHRPADEPAPRIPPAAPADQVARHPADQLPARQADPAPRYPADQLPARQADPAEQAERGPAEQVPRRPGEPVMRSAATPFGEQPDRRPAGPGPAEAPPARAAAARTADGPTARPPAAQPTTPGVRPAAVGDAPTAIIPKVSSRAENRSAAAPDGGSPATGNAGRTPGAPRAGTPADARAGDATAAGTPAGGVLRAGAPGEGVTRAGAPADGVARGATPGVGVGRGGTPTDGVTRAGTPADGGPVRPGAGAGPVDPAATAVIPAVTGRPASRPGLDSTALMGAVPPVRDTGDGPDGETDTPAEPPRPRRGERVVQLRPEQTGEGYKSVYSELTRPSLASRLRTGVRLTGEVLITFGLVVLLFAGYEIWGKSVIVDAHQNDLTSELAQEWAPDPTVGPTAPSAKPGPPVEGKPIAGLYIPKFDKHWVVVEGVSQDDIRYAPGHYPKSALPGEVGNFAVAGHRIRATFWRLDELRTGDDIVVEGKTEWFIYKVYRSHIVKPNQVEVVAPVPMKPNAEPTEKLLTLTTCNPKFDNYQRLIIHARLDHAQAKSAGRPAELGG; this is encoded by the coding sequence GTGACTGAAGACGGCCGCCCCGCGGGGCAGGACGGGCGCCACCGCGACCAGAGCGAGGACCCGACCGCGTTCCTCCCCAAGATCGACCGTCCGGCCCCGCCCCGACCCGCGCTCGACCTGCCCTGGCCGGAGCCGACCGGGCCCCGCTCCCCGGCGCCCCGTCCACCAGCGCCCGCGCCGGCGCCGGCGCACCGGCCGGACACCCCGGGCCCGACCGGCGCCCCCGCCGCCCCGGTCGACCCGTACCGGTCCCCGCCACCGGCCTGGCCCGGAAACGCCCAGGCACGACCGTCGGCGCCGGCCGCCCCCGCCCATGAGCCACGCCGGTCGGCGCCCCCTGCCTGGCAGGTCGCTGCCGAACGGGCCGGGCACCGTCCCGCCGACGAGCCCGCGCCCCGGATTCCCCCCGCCGCGCCGGCCGACCAGGTCGCACGCCACCCGGCCGACCAGCTTCCGGCCCGCCAGGCCGACCCGGCCCCACGCTACCCGGCCGACCAGCTTCCGGCCCGCCAGGCCGACCCGGCGGAGCAGGCTGAGCGCGGCCCGGCCGAGCAGGTGCCACGCCGTCCGGGCGAGCCGGTGATGCGCAGCGCCGCGACCCCGTTCGGCGAGCAGCCGGACCGCCGGCCGGCCGGCCCCGGCCCCGCCGAGGCGCCGCCGGCCCGCGCCGCCGCTGCCCGGACCGCCGACGGGCCCACCGCCCGTCCCCCCGCGGCCCAGCCCACCACCCCGGGCGTACGTCCAGCGGCCGTCGGCGACGCCCCGACCGCGATCATTCCCAAGGTGAGCAGCCGGGCGGAGAACCGATCCGCGGCGGCCCCGGACGGCGGCTCGCCCGCCACCGGCAACGCCGGACGGACCCCCGGCGCACCTCGTGCCGGAACGCCCGCCGACGCCCGGGCCGGCGACGCAACCGCGGCCGGAACCCCGGCGGGCGGCGTCCTCCGGGCCGGAGCGCCGGGCGAGGGCGTCACCCGGGCCGGAGCGCCGGCCGACGGCGTGGCCCGGGGTGCAACGCCGGGCGTCGGAGTCGGGCGGGGTGGCACGCCCACCGACGGCGTCACCCGTGCCGGCACGCCGGCCGACGGCGGCCCGGTGCGGCCGGGAGCCGGTGCGGGTCCCGTGGACCCGGCGGCCACGGCCGTGATCCCGGCCGTCACCGGTCGACCGGCCAGCCGCCCGGGCCTGGACTCGACCGCGCTGATGGGCGCCGTACCGCCCGTCCGGGACACCGGCGACGGACCCGACGGTGAGACCGACACCCCGGCCGAGCCGCCGCGCCCGCGCCGGGGCGAACGGGTCGTGCAGCTCCGTCCCGAGCAGACCGGCGAGGGCTACAAGAGCGTCTACTCCGAGCTCACCCGCCCCTCCCTGGCGTCCCGGCTGCGGACCGGCGTCCGGCTCACCGGCGAGGTGCTGATCACCTTCGGCCTGGTGGTGCTACTCTTCGCCGGCTACGAGATCTGGGGCAAGTCGGTCATCGTCGACGCCCATCAGAACGACCTGACCAGCGAGCTGGCGCAGGAGTGGGCACCCGACCCGACCGTCGGGCCGACCGCGCCCAGCGCGAAGCCCGGGCCGCCGGTGGAGGGCAAGCCGATCGCCGGCCTCTACATCCCCAAGTTCGACAAGCACTGGGTGGTGGTCGAGGGGGTCAGCCAGGACGACATCCGGTACGCCCCGGGCCACTACCCGAAGAGCGCGCTCCCCGGCGAGGTGGGCAACTTCGCCGTGGCGGGGCACCGCATCCGGGCCACCTTCTGGCGGCTGGACGAGCTCAGGACCGGCGACGACATCGTGGTCGAGGGCAAGACCGAGTGGTTCATCTACAAGGTCTACCGGAGCCACATCGTCAAGCCGAACCAGGTCGAGGTGGTGGCGCCGGTGCCGATGAAGCCGAACGCCGAGCCGACCGAGAAGCTGCTCACCCTGACCACCTGCAACCCCAAGTTCGACAACTACCAGCGCCTGATCATCCATGCCCGGCTGGACCACGCCCAGGCCAAGTCGGCAGGTCGCCCGGCGGAGCTGGGAGGCTGA